The DNA region ttctaacaaTACTCAATTGTCAATgcttatagaaaagaaatcttagttcataggttttcttttctattagtTATAGACTTATAAACTATAGAATAGTCATTCAATGATTTAGAAAAgctatttttttggaaatatctGTGGTATTTTATTATTGTAACTAATTATATAGCTGGGAACATTGTAGAACTAGCAAGCTTTCTACCTTATGGTTTATTGCCTGAAAAGCTTGCAATAATTGCCTCTATGGTACTAAGTATATATATCCATTAATTGGAATATTGCAGTATACTACTATctgttgtgatttatttgttGCTGGAAATATTATTTGTGGTGGTTGGCTGGTTTAATAGGTGTTGAGCTACTAGCTTACTGCCTAGGtgcttattttgttgtttaacAGATCACATTTGGTAAAATTAGGGGTTTTGTAGGTTTTGTTGTGCTATCTTTAGtctattttgttgtgtttattttttgtagttAATGTGAGAAAGATTATGTATTTGGATTGATATGTACTGCTTAGGTGCTTCTATTGTTTCAGATATCACaggtgataaaaaaaaaaaaaaaaaaggctttttggtgtgttgtgttgtgttatTTTGTCCAggtttaaatttgtaaaaatttgtgAGAAAATGCAAGATTATATTGGGTTTGATATGTCCTGAAGGCCCAACAAGTCTAGTGTAATTCATATTATAAGCTAAGCTTGAAggcctattttaaaataaattaagtaaaaaggccaaatttgaaatatataggGAATTCAAAAAGTCTAAAATCAATAGGGTTTATTAAACTGCCAAACCGAGTAATTTGGGctaaaaaggcccaaaaaaatgaaattacgataatattaaccatgtcacaAATTCTGGCCCAATCTGAGGCCTAGACTCGATAAACTGACAACTTCGACTTGGTTAACCGATTACCCGAAACATCGGATCCGACCCGAATATTCAATCAAATACGGATCCGAAATTTGGCAACCCAATCCAACTAGGTCGAGTTCAGTTTGGGCCCTAAACCGACCTAGCCCAACCCGTGGACAGGCCTACTTAGGAGTTAGGACTAACAACTAACCACTCTCTACAAGCCATATAGCTAGTCACTCTTTTTGACCTTTTAGAGCAGCTAGCCAGCCCCTTAGTTTGACTTCTAAGATCTACCATATATTCTCATTAATTTCAGCTTTGACTTATGCTGTGATAGTTTGCCTAGATATAACTATTAGCTAGCTTATTTCCTAGTAGTTAAAGATGACAAATAGGCTTGTTACATAAGAGTAGAATTAGTTTTAAACTTGGACAGAAACTCAATTTCTCCAGTTATTTCCTCTGTAATTCCagcttttattcttaattttaagGCGATTCTAGTTCAAGTTCTTAGTTAtttgatcttgatttctttcaCAAATCTTTATAACCAAAATCATCCAGATGTTGAGGCGCCCAATCCAATAGAAACCAACCTTAACAATGCCATCAACTCTCTAAACTTAACCGAGTCCCCTCCATTTACTTTAACCAAAGCCAGGACAACCATACATACACGTACCTCCTACCCCAGTACAATCCGTAGCCTCCTCATCTGAGTCCCTCAACATCATTGTCAATGACTCGGATATCATCCCCACACCCCTGCAAAATGAACCACTAGCTTCCATCATTAACTTCACCATGCAACCAACTTGGCAACTACCAGAAAGAACTGGACTACGGTGGACGTGGATTGAAGGAAGCGGACCTTTCATTACCAATGGACCATCCCGCGAAGCCCCCTGGAAGCAAATGATCATGACGGAGAATCTATGGTCTCAATTGGATTCAACCTTGATAGGCTTAATGGAGAGAGACCTGCAAACATGCAAGAATCTGAGTGGTTGGCAGGCACATACTATAATCACCGGACTCTTTCATTGAGTCTCAAGTTCAAAGAGTTGATAGAGGTCGTTTTCGGTTTGCGTTAGGGATCTCCAGCAACGGGCCCCAATTAGTTTCAGCCCATACATAAAATCCACAAGCCTACTCAatgattaaaaaggaaaatgttcTTAAGGGTCCGTTCGGTTGGAGTGGAAAAGTGAaatgatggaaaatattttagttttcccTCGTGTGTTCGGTTGGTGGGTGGGAAAGTGAGAAGGTGAAAAACTCATTTGTTtgattggagagaaaaatggaaggatagaaaatgtaatttatataaatgaactattatacccttgttacagaatatgtaagaaatagatttatttgtactcattaaataatataaaatttaccacatcatatatataaatttaaatttaaatttttattattataatgtaaaaaaaaaaaaaagagaacgtTGAATAGGgtcatgttgaaaaaaaaaaaaaaaaaaagaacgtcaGGCCacgttgtgaaaaaaaaagatttgaaaaaaaaatgttaggtcaggtgaaaaaaaaaactgtcaagtCACgttgtgaaagaaaaaaaaaaaaaagagaatgtcAGGAATGAGTTGGTGGGATGGGgtcttttttgtaaaagtgtAAAAACCAATCAGAGGACCACTTTTCTCCCCAACGTGTtactcccaatttgggaggaaaatataTGTGAGTCTGGGAAGAAAATTTTCCTTCCAGGTTTTCCatccttcttattttttctctccaaacgaataatgaaaaatgctatttttcacCATATTATCCTCCCTTTGTTTTCCATTCTCTCTATTTTCACTCTAAATGGATGGGCCTAAGGCTAGGTACTTTAGTGACGTACAACATGCAAGCCCAAAATCAAGTCCAACAAGACAACCCAACACTAGTCAGAGATAGGAATCAGATACTCTATGAGCCCGTTTGAACTCTTAACCCTAAGCCCAGGTCCCCCTCCCAACTCCTGTATTTACGCCCAAAATCAGTCATCCATACCTTCTGACTAGGGGTGTCCACTGACCCGGAGCAACCGACTCGCCAGCCCGAACCCGCCCGAACCGAAGCTCCATGGGTGGATCCGCATCAGCCTATGGTCAGTCACGggttgccaaaaggaaaaaaccGAATATTTCGGTTCGGATTCggatttcaaaaattttcaccCGTAAAATCCGAACCGACcgaaatatttatatataaaaaatattttattagatttgaGATTTGACAACACCTTCAGAGACAGCCTATACTCAGCAACCCAGCCTACACGCACGCAGCAATGCCCAGCCCGAGTCTCAAAGCAACTTTTTCTCACACACCATCCCAAGATCCATATCAACCGTCcatcttaaattaaaatttaaaatcaatggTCTTGATGAGAGAACAACTGAGCTTGATAAGATTGATTAGGCATTACACAGTGGCAGCACAACAACCCATTTAAATCAACGGTTAAAATCAAAGAGGAACAGCCAATCTAACGGTGAGGGATAAATGGGAAAGATCTGATATCTAATCTCTCTAATCTCTATGCCTCTCGGCTCTCAAGCCTCTCACAAATCTCTTCATCAGTTTTCACTTCAAACTTCAGTACAGAGACAAACGGTCATGGCTTTGGCTTCCCATTCACGCCTCCTCCCCTTTTCCCTCTTCCTCGTCTCTTCAGTCCTCACTTCTTCAGTCTCAGATTCTCAGTTCTTTACATGGCTCTCTCAagctctctcaaactctcatagtctcacactctctaaAGGCTAAACCGTTTCTCTAAGTCCAAAGTCTAAACCGTCTCACACTCTCTTCACCGAGTCAGTAAGGTAATtgttctctctctgtttcttttttgttagtcTCGTTGGTTTGTTATGGAAATCATgtgttaaaatcaaataaacccaTAGATTCATACTATGAAACcgaaactaaaaaaaacttagaaaccctaactattttacatttgttctttgttcttttctttaattaattttaatggaaatcaagtgttaaaatcaaataaacccaTAGATTCATACTATGAAACcgaaactaaaaaaaacttagaaaccctaactattttacatttgttctttgttcttttctttaattaattttaatggaaatcaagtgttaaaatcaaataaacccaTAGATTCATACTATGAAAcccaaactaaaaaaaacttagaaaccctaactattttacatttgttctttgttcttttctttaattaatcTTAATcctattttaatttattcagGATTGAAAGTTGACTCCAACTCTCCAAGTATCATTTTCTGCCCTCAAGTTTGAACCCACACACCCACGGCTTTAAGGTATGGTTTGTTAATTATGTAATGcttgtaaattgtaaattatgtAATGCTTGGTTACTATTCCATTCTCGGGTTTCCTAAATGAATTGTTAACATTagacatttttttgtttggtttatttgaGTTCAAAACATGGAGTTTAAATGTTTAATGTTGTGAACTGATAACTTTATTGCAAGTCACCTTTAAAAAGTCAAGACTTTTAAGGTGGACAAAAAATTTGAGATGGAGGGAGtgtatgagttttttttttgagtaaattttGTGCATCTATTATTGCTGAAGTTTTTGGACATTTATTGCTCTTGTTGATTGTGAGACACTACTACTGTTAGACCCACTTACTAAGGAGAGTTTAGACCACACATAATGGTAACTGGTAAGGGTTAGAGCTTAGAATAACTTTTAAGTAATTAATCTAATGCTTTCCATTAGCTTAAATGTTTGGGACAATtttactttcttattttttattttcatttcttatttcCAAGGATTATGAAAGCTCAATATATGATTAGTCTTTTTGGACATTTATTGCTCTTGTTGATTGTGAGACACTACTACTGTTAGACCAACTTACTAAGGAGAGTTTAGACCACACATAATGGTAAGGGTTAGAGCTTAGAATAACTTTTAAGTAATTAATCTAATGCTTTCCATTAGCTTAAATGTTTGGGACAATTTtactttcttatttcttattttcatttcttatttcCAAGGATTATGAAAGCTCAATATATGATTAGTCTTTTTGGACATTTATTGCTCTTGTTGATTGTGAGACACTACTACTGTTAGACCAACTTACTAAGGAGAGTTTAGACCACACATAATGGTAAGGGTTAGAGCTTAGAATAACTTTTAAGTAATTAATCTAATGCTTTCCATTAGCTTAAATGTTTGGGACAATtttactttcttattttttattttcatttcttatttcCAAGGATTATGAAAGCTCAATATATGATTAGTCTTTTTAAGAATATACTAACATATAAATGGTTCAAGTAATAGCCTAATAGTGATGACATGATGCAAATATGTTTGATTTGAACCCTATTGCCAGTTTGGAGAACAATTGCTGGACAATGTGTTTGGCAAAACTAAGGAAAACTATATCTTTTATATAACACTGTGCAACTATATCAACCTTTTGTcatctttcttttcaaaaaaataaaaaccttttgtCGTTTTGTTAGAGAGTTGGAAAAGGAAAGTTCTACAAGATAAATGCAAATCTTGGATATGATTCCTGCTTATACCCTAACGACAatcattcattaaaatattaaaacaactTTTTGGTAGTTTAAACAATTACGTATGCTGGTGATAAACAAATTAAGCACATACATATAGTCCAATAATTACCTTTGTGTTTTTACGTaataactttttgctaaaagtctatttgtttatttgctaaaagattgtttatttgtttaattataacttaaaataaaaaggtttaaaaaaactgtacagaatatatatacaagcaaacaaattgaaaaactaaaagaaaaggtGGTTGTTAAAGCAAACACAAATCACCTAGCTAACTGCTAACAAGGTTTGGCCAAtacataattaatagtttatttgACTTTGGGACGTGCACTTTGAGTTCTTATCTTGCCCATGCCTTGCTCGGCTGTATATACTTTATACCAGccaatactcttttttttcttttcaaattgcAACCCATAACATGTATAGTATATTGCTATATTCTTTGATAAAAATAAGGTACGCTTCATGCCAATTAATGCATGTAAAGGTGCTCACTGCTCAGTTTTACAAGACATAAATGTTTCTTTTGCTCAATGATTTTTAAGGACTGTCTGTGTATGATTCTTCAAaccttaaataattgtgattatATGAGAAGATTGTTATAATGTGGCTGTTCCTAATTTTGGTTTGTGTGgttatcatttattattattagtttattactaTTAAAGTTAGGAATTATACTTGTTACTCTAGTTTGCTTATGtgtatctttatttttttaggtcatGGAAACCTTAGCGAATGAACCCTCTCTCCAAACTCCAGCTACTACAGAAGATGTTGGTGCTATTCCCACCCAAGCTGAAGATTCTGCTGCTACCCAAGCTGAAGCAGTTGCAGCTGCTGAGTTGCCTCCTGTTCCACCATGCCAAGTGAGTATGACAGCTCCTGTTAGTGGTACTTGTAGTGGTAGGAAAAAGTCACTTGCTTGggattattttgaaaaagtaaagatAGGCGAGGGTGATTCTAGTAAAATTAAGGCTGTTtgtaatttttgccaaaaatcgTATAATGCTGATAGTAAGAGTTGTGGTACTAGTAATTTGTTAGCTCATGTGGTAATATGTCCTAAGAACCCTAATAGAGATGATCTAGTTAAAGGGCAGAAAACATTAGCTTTTGAACCCAAAAAGGATGGAGATGATGGATTCAACCTTGTGTCAACAACCTTTTCTGTTGAGGCTTCTAGAAAGGCATTGGCtgaaatgattataattgaTGAATTGCCTTTTAGGTATGTTGAGGGATATGGGTTTAAGAAGTATGTAACTACCTTACAACCTAAGCTTCGATTAAAGGATATCCCATCTTGCCAAACTGTGGCTAGAGATGTGATTGGCATTTATAATAGTGAGAGAGATAAGCTAAGGAAATCTTTGAAGGGTTGTAGGATGTGTCTTACTACGGACACATGGACTTctgttcaaaatttaaattatatgtgTCTCACATGTCACTTCATTGATGATGCTTGGAAATTACATAAGagaattttaaacttttgtcTAGTTGAAGACCACAAGGGGGAGACTATAGGTAGAAAAATTGAGATGTCATTGCGTGAGTGGGGTATTGATGGGATATTTACCTTGACAGTAGATAATGCTAGCTCAAATTtaacaacaattaaatttttgcaaAGGGTGACTAAAGATTGGAATGGGACAGTTTTGGGAAATGAGTACATGCACATGAGGTGTTGTGCTCATATCCTAAATCTCATTGTGGGGGAGGGTTTGAAAGAGATTGATGTATCTGTTGCTAAGGTACGTGAAGCTGTGAGGTATGTGAAGTCCTCACCCAATAGAAGTCAAACTTTTAAGAGTTTTATGGAGAGGTTAGGTATGGAGTCCAAGAGTCTTCTTAGTTTAGATGTACCTACTAGGTGGAACTCGACCTATATCATGTTAGAAACTGCTGAAAAGTTTGAGAAAGTGTTC from Castanea sativa cultivar Marrone di Chiusa Pesio chromosome 6, ASM4071231v1 includes:
- the LOC142637859 gene encoding zinc finger BED domain-containing protein RICESLEEPER 2-like, whose amino-acid sequence is METLANEPSLQTPATTEDVGAIPTQAEDSAATQAEAVAAAELPPVPPCQVSMTAPVSGTCSGRKKSLAWDYFEKVKIGEGDSSKIKAVCNFCQKSYNADSKSCGTSNLLAHVVICPKNPNRDDLVKGQKTLAFEPKKDGDDGFNLVSTTFSVEASRKALAEMIIIDELPFRYVEGYGFKKYVTTLQPKLRLKDIPSCQTVARDVIGIYNSERDKLRKSLKGCRMCLTTDTWTSVQNLNYMCLTCHFIDDAWKLHKRILNFCLVEDHKGETIGRKIEMSLREWGIDGIFTLTVDNASSNLTTIKFLQRVTKDWNGTVLGNEYMHMRCCAHILNLIVGEGLKEIDVSVAKVREAVRYVKSSPNRSQTFKSFMERLGMESKSLLSLDVPTRWNSTYIMLETAEKFEKVFLRMDFEDDGYSSYFRTKEDSGGLGSPCMADFQNCRSFVTFLRLFYNAMKKFSGSLYVTSNTFYDEIFVIQESISNLVKSQNTLLKNTATNMQTKFEKYWGEGEKINPLLYVAVVLDPRKKLRFLKFSFTEIYGNLVAEVMVDRVKDLLYKLYNFYSSIHSPNLQEQSESERSELESDGSDPYVMVHSRYERFLEVEQSVGCSNELEKYLAENCDGRKDVNFEILEWWRDNCSRYQVLSKVAKDVLAMPVSTVASESAFSTGGRIVDPFRSSLSPLMVQNLVCSQNWLQATVPISHRRSKDDVEALEEELLDLVLNEQPTANATANSNSSKSFTSGKRPLISIDD